From the Rhinoderma darwinii isolate aRhiDar2 chromosome 12, aRhiDar2.hap1, whole genome shotgun sequence genome, one window contains:
- the LOC142664841 gene encoding extracellular tyrosine-protein kinase PKDCC-like: protein MKGHIVFSAAALMLIALYLKFSIPGPFLYSQHSRQMRREIMERHKDLAFFYQTLLGIKEGSPEDAMRYLEVDLEVPQTLTCKDLSHITALDYVGSGFTKVVVKGTLLNGKSIALKSVHGEGNDMKKCVRQYGDHSGCHRLATYKLQKEIALLQILRHPGIIQLHGQCDVNGAPPDIRVTAMLELGSPLEMIQLLQTPWEERFKICWELVQLLHYLANSPMGSVALLDFQPRQFVLVDGSLKVTDMDDASSEEPTCRRDADCALAFPAKTFTMTCLDTGRCAGSNEKRNLYNAYRFFFTYLLPHAAPPALRALLEDIMNVTGDLHIGINETLEAFDDVLHLYKSGRNHSQTHHLHDYTVLRGHRMNDTDGDFRCWPSYNHQGCLLSMHSAAEAAEFCNGHPQCRNFIISQQRTWTGRYLTAFTKNCLHLVPDETYSLYVKRSGHSDMQKR, encoded by the exons ATGAAAGGACACATCGTCTTCTCTGCAGCCGCACTCATGCTTATAGCTTTGTATCTTAAGTTCTCCATTCCtggaccgttcctgtattcccaaCACAGCCGGCAGATGAGGCGAGAAATTATGGAGAGACACAAGGATTTGGCCTTTTTCTATCAAACCCTATTGGGGATTAAAGAAGGTTCCCCGGAGGACGCTATGAGATACCTGGAGGTGGACCTGGAGGTCCCTCAGACATTGACCTGTAAGGATCTAAGCCATATAACAGCACTGGATTATGTTGGATCAGGTTTTACCAAGGTGGTGGTGAAAGGAACGTTACTGAATGGCAAATCCATCGCCCTCAAGTCCGTCCATGGTGAAGGCAATGACATGAAGAAATGTGTACGCCAATATGGCGACCACTCCGGCTGCCACCGACTGGCCACCTATAAACTGCAAAAGGAGATTGCTCTACTGCAGATCCTCCGCCATCCAGGAATAATCCAG TTACATGGCCAGTGCGATGTTAATGGTGCGCCCCCTGACATCAGGGTCACAGCTATGCTGGAACTGGGATCTCCCCTGGAGATGATTCAGCTCCTGCAAACCCCCTGGGAGGAGAGATTTAAA ATTTGTTGGGAATTGGTGCAGTTGTTGCATTATTTGGCAAACTCCCCCATGGGCTCCGTCGCCCTCCTGGATTTCCAGCCCAGACAGTTTGTCCTGGTGGACGGAAGCCTGAAAGTGACTGACATGGATGACGCCAGCAGCGAGGAGCCGACGTGTAGACGAGATGCAGACTGCGCACTCGCCTTCCCTGCCAAGACATTCACCATGACCTGCTTAGATACTGGGAGGTGCGCGGGGTCCAACGAGAAGAGGAACCTCTACAATGCCTACAG ATTTTTCTTCACGTACCTCTTACCTCACGCCGCTCCTCCTGCTCTCCGAGCGCTCCTTGAAGACATTATGAATGTGACGG GGGATTTACATATCGGGATAAACGAGACGCTCGAGGCTTTTGATGATGTATTACATTTGTACAAGTCAGGAAGGAATCACAGCCAAACCCATCACTTACATG ACTACACCGTGCTGCGAGGACACCGCATGAATGACACGGACGGAGATTTCAGGTGCTGGCCGTCCTACAACCACCAGGGATGTCTGCTGTCCATGCACAGTGCGGCGGAGGCTGCCGAGTTCTGCAACGGACATCCACAGTGTCGCAACTTTATTATAAGTCAGCAGAGGACATGGACTG gccGCTATCTTACTGCGTTCACTAAAAATTGCCTCCATCTTGTTCCGGATGAAACCTACAGTCTCTATGTGAAACGATCAGGTCACAGCGACATGCAGAAGAGATGA